A region of Thermococcus argininiproducens DNA encodes the following proteins:
- a CDS encoding MFS transporter: MRKKVNATMQARKASLLSPNSKMPRWFYSFIPFKVATGGSSQIISLYALQLGAEAGEIGLLTSLSAFASTLGTVFWGKLSDKLLKRKLFILMGFFSVSVFLSALSLVSNFWELILVNALYSFFLASTVSIPIVLLFRNVRKTRWEEGVGKFNKIGGWAWVIGLLLGFILVRFLAFRELLLLFALLNIPAFIIAWKTIREAPVYLHRNNIKPLVNQVIQKGRYLPNFLIHLPMRLKLSPKFRGFYLSSFLFWVSSGMYTTQLPVFLIKNGFTSQEVFGLALLNSSTSAMLYQRVGKKLRSKNPVLGLVQGYFFRALGIFLLLVQMDFQYSLMLSSTASYLLWGYSWSYISVSSTSFIGRRSSTKEQGSILATSNLVNSTGFILGSLIGGGIASQIGFDMNFASASVMGFLAMFPLVPLLGISLSTSISKRPIPQIRKRD, translated from the coding sequence ATGAGGAAAAAGGTAAACGCAACAATGCAGGCTAGAAAAGCTTCCCTGCTTAGTCCAAACTCCAAAATGCCTAGGTGGTTTTACTCTTTCATTCCGTTTAAGGTAGCTACGGGTGGATCTTCTCAAATCATCTCCCTTTATGCACTTCAGCTTGGTGCTGAGGCAGGTGAAATCGGTTTGTTAACTTCTCTGTCGGCATTTGCATCAACATTGGGGACAGTTTTCTGGGGTAAATTAAGTGATAAGCTTCTTAAAAGGAAGCTTTTTATCTTAATGGGCTTTTTTAGTGTATCCGTATTCCTCAGCGCTCTTTCACTTGTATCAAACTTTTGGGAATTAATTCTCGTTAATGCTCTTTATTCATTCTTCTTGGCGTCAACAGTCTCTATACCAATTGTTTTGCTTTTTAGAAATGTTAGAAAGACAAGATGGGAAGAAGGTGTTGGAAAGTTCAACAAAATTGGGGGTTGGGCGTGGGTAATTGGCCTTTTACTGGGGTTTATACTCGTCAGGTTTCTTGCTTTTAGAGAGCTTCTTCTATTATTTGCTCTCTTAAATATTCCTGCGTTCATTATAGCTTGGAAGACTATTAGAGAAGCACCAGTTTACCTTCATAGGAATAATATCAAACCTCTTGTGAATCAGGTAATTCAAAAGGGAAGATACTTGCCCAACTTCTTAATTCATCTTCCCATGAGACTAAAACTCTCGCCAAAATTCAGAGGGTTTTATTTATCTTCTTTCTTATTTTGGGTATCATCTGGAATGTATACCACTCAACTCCCTGTATTTTTAATAAAAAATGGGTTTACTAGTCAAGAAGTCTTTGGATTGGCTCTCCTAAACTCTTCAACATCAGCAATGCTTTATCAAAGGGTTGGGAAAAAGCTCAGATCAAAGAACCCTGTTTTAGGGTTGGTACAGGGGTATTTCTTTAGGGCTCTTGGAATTTTCCTCCTATTAGTACAAATGGACTTTCAATATTCCTTGATGCTCTCAAGCACTGCAAGTTATCTCCTTTGGGGCTATTCTTGGTCTTACATAAGTGTTTCTTCAACGTCATTTATAGGGAGAAGGAGTAGTACAAAAGAGCAGGGAAGCATTTTAGCAACTTCTAACTTGGTCAATTCAACTGGATTTATTTTGGGAAGTTTAATCGGTGGTGGTATAGCCTCTCAAATAGGTTTTGACATGAATTTTGCTTCAGCCTCTGTGATGGGCTTTCTGGCAATGTTTCCTCTTGTCCCATTGCTTGGAATTTCCCTTAGTACTTCAATTTCAAAAAGACCGATCCCACAAATTAGAAAAAGGGATTAG
- a CDS encoding IGHMBP2 family helicase, with the protein MHVKTYIAKLVDLVELEREAEIEAMREEMRRLKGYEREKVGRAILNLNGKVIGEEFGFKLVKYGRKEPFKTEIGVGDLIVISKGNPLASDLVGTVVEKGSRFIVVAVEAVPSWAFKNVRIDLYANDVTFRRQLENLKKLSESGIRALKLILGQEAPLKSFPEEFTPFDRNLNQSQKEAVSYALGSDDFFLIHGPFGTGKTRTLVELIIQEVKRGSKVLATAESNVAVDNLVERLWGKVKLVRLGHPSRVSVHLKESTLAFQVESHERYRRVRELRNKAERLAMMRDQYKKPTPQMRRGLTNKQILKLAERGRGTRGVPAKDVRQMAQWITLNEQIQKLYKFAEKIESEIIREIIEDVDVVLSTNSSSALEFIKDVEFDVVIIDEASQATIPSVLIPIAKAKRFILAGDHKQLPPTILSEEAKELSETLFEKLISLYPSKARMLEVQYRMNQLLMEFPSREFYKGRIKADESVKDITLADLKVREPFFGEPWDSILKREEPLVFVDTSDRTDKWERQRKGSTSRENPLEALLVKEIVERLLRIGIKKNWIGVITPYDDQVDLIRSLIEDEDIEIHTVDGYQGREKEVIILSFVRSNKNHELGFLTDLRRLNVSITRAKRKLIAIGDSETLKEHDTYKRFIEFVKRYGRSIRLRNMEIH; encoded by the coding sequence ATGCACGTTAAAACTTACATTGCTAAACTCGTTGATCTTGTGGAGCTTGAAAGAGAGGCCGAAATAGAGGCCATGCGAGAAGAAATGCGAAGACTTAAGGGATATGAAAGAGAGAAAGTTGGTAGAGCGATTTTAAATCTCAACGGGAAAGTAATTGGTGAAGAATTTGGCTTCAAACTTGTAAAGTATGGAAGGAAAGAGCCATTTAAAACTGAAATTGGAGTTGGGGACCTGATTGTAATAAGCAAGGGAAATCCACTAGCGAGTGATCTTGTTGGTACTGTTGTAGAAAAAGGAAGCAGATTTATTGTGGTAGCCGTCGAAGCTGTGCCCTCTTGGGCTTTTAAAAACGTTAGAATAGACCTCTACGCTAACGATGTAACCTTCAGAAGACAGCTCGAGAATCTTAAAAAACTGAGTGAAAGTGGTATTAGGGCCTTAAAGCTTATTCTGGGCCAAGAAGCCCCATTAAAAAGTTTTCCTGAAGAGTTTACACCTTTTGACAGGAACTTAAACCAGAGTCAAAAGGAGGCCGTAAGCTACGCCTTAGGAAGCGATGATTTCTTTCTAATCCACGGGCCCTTTGGTACCGGTAAAACAAGAACTTTAGTAGAACTCATTATACAGGAGGTCAAGAGAGGAAGCAAAGTTCTTGCAACGGCCGAAAGCAATGTAGCCGTTGATAATCTTGTAGAAAGGCTTTGGGGGAAAGTTAAACTCGTCAGGTTGGGCCACCCTTCAAGAGTCTCAGTCCACCTAAAGGAATCAACACTCGCCTTTCAAGTCGAATCCCATGAGCGATATAGAAGGGTTAGAGAACTGAGAAATAAAGCAGAAAGGCTTGCAATGATGAGAGATCAATATAAAAAACCCACACCACAAATGAGGAGAGGATTAACCAATAAACAAATACTTAAGTTGGCAGAGAGAGGCAGAGGAACCAGAGGTGTTCCAGCTAAGGATGTTAGGCAGATGGCCCAATGGATAACACTAAACGAGCAAATTCAGAAGCTCTATAAATTTGCAGAAAAGATTGAAAGTGAGATAATACGGGAGATAATCGAAGATGTGGACGTTGTTCTGAGTACAAACTCCTCCTCAGCCCTTGAATTCATAAAAGATGTTGAATTTGACGTTGTCATCATAGATGAAGCTTCCCAAGCAACGATCCCAAGTGTTTTAATCCCAATTGCAAAGGCCAAGCGATTTATTCTTGCTGGAGACCACAAACAACTTCCCCCAACAATTTTGAGTGAAGAAGCCAAAGAGCTGAGTGAGACCCTTTTTGAAAAGCTCATAAGTTTATATCCATCCAAGGCGAGAATGCTTGAAGTCCAATACCGAATGAATCAACTTTTAATGGAATTTCCAAGCAGAGAGTTCTACAAGGGGAGGATAAAGGCCGATGAGAGCGTAAAAGATATAACGCTGGCCGATTTAAAGGTTAGAGAACCCTTCTTTGGCGAACCCTGGGATTCAATATTAAAAAGAGAAGAGCCCCTTGTCTTTGTAGATACCAGTGATAGAACAGACAAATGGGAAAGACAGAGAAAAGGTTCAACTTCAAGAGAGAACCCCCTAGAGGCCCTTTTAGTTAAGGAGATTGTCGAAAGACTTCTTCGAATAGGTATTAAAAAGAATTGGATTGGAGTTATAACGCCCTATGATGACCAAGTTGACTTAATACGCTCTCTTATCGAAGATGAAGACATAGAGATCCACACAGTGGATGGATATCAAGGGAGAGAAAAGGAAGTTATAATCCTATCTTTTGTTCGATCCAATAAAAATCATGAACTCGGGTTCTTGACGGATTTAAGAAGATTAAATGTTTCTATAACAAGAGCAAAGAGAAAGCTTATTGCCATTGGAGACAGTGAAACTCTAAAAGAGCATGATACTTACAAACGCTTCATAGAGTTTGTAAAAAGATATGGAAGATCCATAAGACTAAGAAACATGGAAATACACTAA
- a CDS encoding transglutaminase-like domain-containing protein, with amino-acid sequence MKYIKIKLTLLVLLVFTAAPISALTIPIGTLETKYIIISKNRPTILGVALNYDISMSELYGSIIEGKYEISLANYSVEYAMYTGKRKIIWAPPVKSSKFIPRYNESVYLPEDLKKIVKEIAESSDTVAEFVWRVSWFVHKTITYEDVSYITELGRVIFTKNETNWLIDEIWEKKKGVCRHKAILAQQMLRYAGIKAKYVGGYVLVPVSGSHKYIDPSELNTIPELVQFSTHTGLGHAWVIVNDPEVGWYPIDPTRQRDPLHPILHDNIAVYVGNYTPFAPDEIPLFRLESVENYTTNANEVRYKGMKIIESSETGIVIYNPKEDQIDYYSGGYALIIPQSFNWSYGRYFQNTTINTNITVIHRKGKYYVKIDGIEMPLYFTNRDKIVKPLYKKGEYYVYRESDIPIIDEKASFKTPYYLLKVDVKEDIFMEIPGAKIPNSPLPFQCVILPY; translated from the coding sequence ATGAAGTACATAAAAATAAAATTAACGCTTTTAGTGCTATTAGTCTTCACGGCCGCCCCCATAAGTGCTTTAACAATCCCCATTGGCACCCTCGAAACCAAGTACATAATTATATCCAAAAACCGTCCCACAATCCTAGGGGTGGCCCTAAATTACGATATCTCAATGAGTGAGTTATATGGCTCAATAATAGAAGGAAAGTATGAAATAAGCCTAGCAAACTACAGCGTTGAGTATGCTATGTATACAGGAAAAAGGAAAATTATCTGGGCACCCCCGGTTAAGTCCTCAAAATTTATCCCACGATATAACGAGTCCGTTTATCTTCCTGAAGATTTGAAAAAAATAGTTAAAGAAATTGCAGAGTCTAGTGACACCGTCGCTGAATTTGTATGGCGAGTTTCATGGTTTGTCCACAAAACCATAACATATGAAGATGTTTCTTACATAACTGAACTTGGGCGCGTGATTTTTACCAAAAATGAAACGAATTGGCTGATTGACGAAATATGGGAAAAGAAAAAAGGTGTTTGTAGACACAAGGCAATTTTAGCACAACAAATGCTTAGATATGCTGGTATTAAAGCTAAATACGTTGGAGGCTACGTTTTAGTCCCTGTAAGTGGAAGCCACAAATATATTGACCCGTCCGAACTCAATACAATACCAGAATTAGTACAGTTCTCAACCCACACGGGCCTAGGTCATGCATGGGTCATTGTAAATGATCCTGAAGTAGGTTGGTACCCCATAGATCCAACAAGACAGAGAGATCCTCTCCATCCGATACTCCACGACAACATCGCAGTATACGTTGGAAATTACACCCCCTTTGCACCAGACGAAATCCCTCTTTTCAGACTTGAAAGTGTAGAGAATTACACTACCAACGCTAATGAAGTGAGATATAAGGGTATGAAAATAATTGAATCCAGCGAAACAGGCATAGTAATTTACAACCCCAAAGAGGATCAAATTGATTACTATTCTGGTGGTTATGCATTAATAATCCCCCAATCATTTAATTGGTCTTATGGGAGGTACTTCCAGAACACCACAATAAACACGAATATAACGGTAATACACAGAAAAGGAAAGTACTATGTTAAAATCGATGGAATTGAAATGCCTTTATATTTCACAAACAGAGACAAGATTGTAAAACCATTATATAAAAAGGGAGAGTATTACGTGTACAGAGAAAGTGATATCCCAATAATAGACGAAAAGGCCTCTTTTAAAACACCATATTACCTGTTAAAGGTGGATGTAAAAGAGGATATTTTCATGGAAATTCCTGGAGCTAAAATCCCTAACTCCCCCCTTCCGTTCCAGTGTGTGATCCTTCCATATTAA
- a CDS encoding stage II sporulation protein M, with protein sequence MNRAVSPLIFIFGLIFGLFSASQNDYSAYFGFDPFDNFNPGFLFFFRHNINVAFLLWSGAVTFGITTLVNLLFNAFVIGSAIGTTATQIGLTKTLLIILPHGVFEIPALIIAGAAGFKIPYELLRFALGKKKEMITEEDAKGFFKFVGISIVLIFIAAVIESTITMKIAKNI encoded by the coding sequence ATGAATAGAGCAGTATCTCCACTTATTTTTATTTTTGGTTTGATTTTTGGTCTTTTTTCTGCTTCTCAAAATGATTACTCAGCATATTTCGGCTTTGATCCATTTGATAATTTCAACCCTGGATTTTTGTTCTTTTTCAGACACAATATCAACGTAGCCTTTTTATTATGGTCAGGAGCAGTGACATTTGGCATAACCACTTTAGTGAACTTGCTATTTAATGCCTTTGTTATAGGCTCAGCAATAGGTACAACGGCAACCCAAATTGGATTAACAAAAACCCTTCTTATCATCCTCCCACATGGTGTCTTTGAGATTCCGGCTTTAATTATTGCTGGTGCTGCGGGTTTTAAAATTCCTTACGAGCTATTGAGATTTGCCTTAGGCAAGAAGAAAGAAATGATCACTGAAGAAGACGCAAAAGGGTTCTTCAAGTTTGTAGGCATATCAATAGTTTTAATATTCATTGCAGCAGTAATTGAAAGCACAATCACCATGAAAATAGCTAAAAATATCTGA
- a CDS encoding nucleotidyltransferase domain-containing protein: MIPYEKEIKEYVKSIKEKLDPKLIILHGSIAKGTFGLGSDVDLLVVSDELPKNFNERLKLLYELDNTRAPLDIKGYTSKEFKKMILKGHPLVLDALEDGVVLFSKKEFLQEANKLFKKAKRSFKRIENGWMKVKR; the protein is encoded by the coding sequence ATGATTCCATACGAAAAAGAGATTAAAGAATACGTCAAGAGTATTAAAGAAAAACTCGACCCCAAGCTGATTATTCTTCACGGATCAATAGCAAAGGGAACATTTGGTCTGGGGAGTGATGTTGATCTTCTTGTGGTCTCAGATGAGCTTCCCAAGAATTTCAATGAGAGATTGAAGCTACTTTACGAATTGGACAACACAAGAGCCCCGCTTGATATAAAAGGATATACAAGTAAAGAGTTCAAGAAGATGATATTAAAGGGCCATCCCCTTGTGTTAGATGCTCTAGAGGATGGGGTAGTACTCTTTTCAAAGAAAGAATTCTTGCAAGAAGCCAACAAACTCTTTAAAAAGGCCAAAAGGTCATTTAAACGCATTGAAAATGGATGGATGAAAGTTAAGAGATAA
- a CDS encoding HEPN domain-containing protein, producing MFDIEEFTRWIKQAEYTLKSAERDKNSGDYSWACFKAQQAGELAVKALLYGLGIMAYGHSIKKLLDVLSKDVDVPNEMFRYARILDRHYIPPRYPDAYVEGSPYEFYGIEDAEEAIRAANVIINFIMGVANDSIRKRD from the coding sequence ATGTTTGATATAGAAGAATTTACTCGATGGATTAAACAGGCGGAGTATACACTTAAAAGTGCAGAGCGCGATAAAAACAGTGGAGATTACTCTTGGGCATGTTTTAAGGCTCAACAAGCCGGAGAACTTGCGGTAAAAGCTCTTTTATATGGGCTGGGAATAATGGCATACGGACATTCAATAAAGAAGCTCTTAGATGTTCTGTCAAAGGATGTAGATGTCCCAAATGAAATGTTTAGATATGCAAGGATTTTAGATAGGCATTATATCCCACCCAGATATCCAGATGCATATGTAGAAGGGTCTCCCTACGAATTTTACGGTATCGAGGATGCTGAAGAGGCAATTAGAGCCGCTAATGTCATAATAAACTTCATAATGGGTGTTGCAAATGATTCCATACGAAAAAGAGATTAA
- a CDS encoding stage II sporulation protein M has product MQIFYRLLVFSMFLFLIGAFLGFNLLNTPKSENVPNIFGFYEKQNEIVPNFRFLFINNLKVILILSFGGILTFGGLTIWGLIFNGIPLGLFLHSSWNLRHVGELNSFFFLILPHGIFEIPALIIAGAAGFKIPYELLRFALGKKKEMITEEDAKEFFKLLAISVILIFIAAMVESRVTLKLATYLVEYKLF; this is encoded by the coding sequence ATGCAGATTTTTTACAGGCTTTTAGTTTTTTCGATGTTTCTGTTCTTAATTGGGGCTTTTCTTGGTTTTAATTTATTGAATACACCTAAGAGTGAAAACGTGCCCAATATTTTTGGGTTTTATGAAAAACAAAATGAAATAGTGCCAAACTTCAGATTTCTTTTTATAAATAATTTGAAAGTTATCCTCATTCTATCCTTTGGTGGTATTTTGACCTTTGGTGGTTTGACTATTTGGGGTTTGATATTTAATGGGATTCCTTTGGGGTTATTTTTGCATTCTTCATGGAACTTGCGTCATGTGGGCGAACTTAACTCGTTCTTCTTTCTTATCCTACCTCATGGCATTTTTGAGATTCCAGCTTTAATTATTGCTGGTGCTGCGGGTTTTAAAATTCCTTACGAACTGTTGAGATTTGCGTTGGGTAAGAAGAAAGAAATGATCACTGAAGAAGACGCAAAAGAGTTCTTCAAACTCCTGGCAATTTCAGTTATCTTAATTTTTATTGCGGCCATGGTAGAAAGCAGAGTAACATTAAAATTGGCTACATACTTGGTGGAATATAAATTGTTTTAA
- a CDS encoding ATP-binding protein: MIPKDVWGRIIRDYLEWDVELIERNIKYTIPKVQRALVIIGPRRAGKTYFMFQIIKELLKQGVRKEETVYINLEDPRLIDTSLEDLLGFLDVYYSQFPENVKKYNHFFLDEIQTVKNWEKFVRFLLDKNQRVVVSGSSSRLLSKEIATELRGRSIPIKVYPFSFKEILISHGIKLDTFYSTYEEAKIKKLLRQYLLWGGYPEVVLDFSLRRDILQEIVDLTIYRDIIERWRVTNIKALRVLFKMLAFSSHLSISKAYKNLKGIGIEVGKTTVANYLEYLDDSLIFYALKPLVKSYKLQELYGFKPYLVDNGLLAVLGIEDEGKLLENLVFVELLKAGLEPNRDLYYYRTRDNKEVDFVLKEKKGVKEIVQVTYEINDNNYEREVSALIKASRELGCNDLLIITWDQEEVIKEKGKEIKIVPLWKWLLSR; encoded by the coding sequence ATGATACCAAAAGACGTATGGGGAAGAATCATAAGAGATTATCTTGAATGGGATGTTGAACTTATTGAGAGAAACATAAAATACACCATACCTAAGGTCCAAAGAGCTTTAGTTATTATTGGGCCGCGAAGAGCTGGAAAAACTTATTTCATGTTTCAGATAATTAAGGAACTTCTAAAACAGGGAGTTAGGAAAGAAGAGACGGTTTACATTAATTTGGAAGATCCCAGACTAATAGATACCAGTTTGGAGGATTTATTGGGTTTTTTGGATGTCTATTACTCCCAATTCCCTGAAAATGTCAAGAAATATAATCACTTCTTCCTAGATGAAATTCAAACAGTCAAAAATTGGGAAAAGTTTGTGAGGTTCTTACTTGATAAAAATCAGCGAGTGGTAGTTTCAGGGTCTTCCTCTCGACTTTTATCAAAAGAAATAGCAACCGAACTGAGGGGAAGGAGTATTCCTATAAAAGTTTACCCATTTTCATTCAAGGAGATATTGATTTCTCATGGAATAAAGCTCGATACATTCTACTCCACCTACGAGGAGGCAAAGATCAAGAAGTTGCTTAGGCAATATCTCCTTTGGGGAGGTTATCCCGAGGTTGTACTGGACTTTTCTTTGAGGAGAGATATTCTTCAAGAGATAGTTGACCTCACTATTTACAGAGATATTATTGAAAGGTGGAGAGTAACCAACATAAAAGCTTTGAGAGTCCTTTTCAAGATGCTTGCTTTCTCATCGCATCTTTCGATTTCCAAGGCTTATAAAAACCTGAAGGGAATTGGTATTGAAGTTGGAAAAACGACGGTTGCGAATTATTTGGAGTATTTAGATGATTCTCTGATCTTCTATGCTCTTAAACCTCTGGTGAAGTCGTATAAGTTGCAAGAGTTGTATGGGTTCAAGCCCTATTTGGTGGACAATGGACTACTGGCTGTTTTAGGTATTGAAGATGAGGGCAAACTACTGGAGAATTTGGTTTTTGTCGAACTTTTAAAAGCGGGCCTGGAGCCAAATAGGGATCTATATTACTACAGGACAAGGGACAACAAAGAGGTGGATTTTGTCCTAAAGGAAAAGAAGGGTGTAAAGGAAATAGTTCAGGTTACCTACGAAATTAACGATAACAACTATGAAAGAGAGGTCTCTGCCCTAATCAAAGCATCAAGAGAACTTGGCTGTAATGATCTTCTAATTATTACGTGGGATCAGGAAGAAGTGATTAAAGAGAAAGGGAAGGAAATTAAGATAGTGCCTCTGTGGAAGTGGCTTTTGTCTCGGTAG
- a CDS encoding NAD-dependent epimerase/dehydratase family protein, with protein sequence MKILVTGGAGFIGSHLVDRLMEEGYEVRVLDDLSAGSLENLKKWINHERFEFMQGDMRDLEILKKAVDGVDAVFHLAANPEVRIGSQSPQLLYETNVLITYNLLEAMRERRIKLLAFTSSSTVYGEAKRIPTPEDYGPLEPISVYGGAKLAAEALISGYAHTFDIKAVVFRLANIIGKRSNHGVIYDFINKLKANPDRLEILGDGTQRKSYLHVSDTIEAMLYLFKEFLKEDKIYDAYNIGSEDWITVTEIAEIVSREMGLSPEFYFTGGVDGGRGWKGDVKIMLLSIEKAKAKGWKPKMNSREAVEKTVRELLGKE encoded by the coding sequence ATGAAAATTCTGGTTACTGGCGGTGCTGGATTTATAGGTTCTCATCTTGTTGACAGGCTCATGGAAGAGGGATATGAAGTTAGAGTTCTCGATGATTTAAGTGCAGGAAGCTTGGAAAATCTCAAAAAATGGATTAATCACGAACGTTTTGAGTTTATGCAGGGAGACATGAGAGATCTTGAGATCCTCAAGAAAGCTGTTGATGGAGTTGATGCTGTTTTTCATCTTGCTGCAAACCCGGAAGTAAGAATTGGCTCACAAAGTCCACAATTACTCTACGAGACCAATGTTCTCATAACTTACAACCTCCTTGAGGCCATGCGAGAGAGAAGGATAAAACTGCTGGCATTCACTTCCTCATCCACAGTTTATGGAGAGGCAAAAAGGATACCAACTCCTGAAGATTATGGTCCCTTGGAGCCAATAAGCGTCTATGGAGGGGCAAAGTTAGCAGCTGAAGCCTTAATATCGGGTTATGCCCATACCTTTGATATAAAAGCTGTGGTTTTTAGGCTGGCAAACATAATAGGGAAGAGATCAAACCATGGGGTTATCTATGATTTTATAAACAAGCTCAAGGCAAATCCCGACCGCTTGGAGATTTTAGGCGATGGAACACAGAGGAAAAGCTACCTCCACGTTAGCGATACCATTGAGGCCATGCTCTATTTATTTAAGGAATTTTTAAAGGAGGACAAAATCTACGATGCTTATAATATCGGCAGTGAAGATTGGATCACGGTTACAGAGATAGCGGAGATAGTGAGCAGGGAAATGGGCCTAAGTCCAGAGTTCTACTTCACCGGCGGCGTAGATGGAGGAAGAGGATGGAAGGGTGACGTTAAGATCATGCTCCTAAGCATAGAGAAGGCCAAAGCAAAGGGATGGAAACCAAAGATGAACAGCAGAGAAGCTGTTGAAAAAACGGTGAGAGAGTTATTGGGGAAAGAATAA
- a CDS encoding sugar phosphate nucleotidyltransferase, translated as MKVLIMAGGYATRLWPITKGKPKPLLPVGDRYIIDYILEKTKDLGLEVHVSTNKFFEKHFKNWAERNNIELIVEETISEEEKLGTIGAIKYAVSELGVDDYLIVAGDNLFSFSLEDFLKHYSGKPLIAVYDVGDFELARRYGVVLVEGNKVVDFQEKPPQPKSTLISTGVYAFPKEVMEKVDEYLKNGNRDSPGYFIEWLLRQGIEVYAYKFDDYWYDIGSADSYLEAMKTLLKESKIEEIQISPYSKIIPPVVIKKGAKILGRSIVGPYAYIGENCVIENSDVSDSIIFDGTVIRSSTIWRSIIDEKCEIRNLELKKSLVGGHAKIQRGD; from the coding sequence ATGAAAGTTTTAATAATGGCTGGCGGCTATGCCACTCGTTTGTGGCCGATTACAAAAGGTAAACCAAAACCTCTTTTGCCTGTGGGAGATAGGTATATCATCGATTACATCCTTGAGAAGACTAAGGATCTTGGGTTGGAAGTTCATGTATCCACCAACAAGTTCTTTGAGAAGCATTTTAAGAACTGGGCCGAGAGGAACAACATTGAACTTATTGTGGAAGAAACCATAAGTGAAGAGGAAAAGCTGGGGACTATTGGAGCTATTAAATATGCAGTCTCGGAACTTGGTGTTGATGATTATCTCATAGTCGCTGGTGACAATTTGTTCTCCTTTTCTCTGGAAGACTTTTTGAAACACTACAGTGGAAAGCCGTTAATAGCGGTCTATGATGTTGGTGATTTTGAACTGGCAAGGAGATATGGTGTAGTGCTCGTTGAAGGAAATAAAGTCGTTGATTTTCAAGAGAAACCTCCGCAGCCAAAGTCCACATTGATAAGCACGGGTGTTTATGCTTTTCCGAAGGAGGTTATGGAGAAGGTTGACGAATATCTTAAGAACGGCAATAGAGATTCCCCCGGCTATTTTATTGAGTGGCTTTTGAGACAGGGCATAGAGGTTTATGCCTACAAGTTTGATGATTATTGGTATGACATTGGTTCTGCGGATAGTTATCTTGAGGCAATGAAGACTCTTTTAAAGGAGAGTAAGATTGAAGAGATTCAGATAAGCCCCTATTCCAAAATAATCCCACCGGTTGTGATTAAAAAGGGAGCAAAGATTCTTGGGAGGTCAATAGTTGGACCCTATGCTTATATTGGAGAAAACTGTGTGATTGAGAATTCTGATGTGAGTGATTCAATAATCTTTGATGGGACTGTGATAAGGAGTTCAACAATCTGGCGTTCGATCATTGATGAGAAGTGTGAAATAAGGAATTTAGAGTTAAAGAAGAGTTTAGTTGGGGGACATGCGAAGATACAGAGGGGAGATTAG
- a CDS encoding sulfotransferase family protein → MSNEVKKPIFIVGTGRSGSTVFHRVFSTHPNVAWFSYVLKRFPDKIILNKLIMYSLDIPLINKITKKTGPGEVYQFWDYHCKGFSNPCRDLRADDVTVEIKRKLPIEFSKTLTKKRNRLLIKITGWPRIGFLHEIFEDAKFIHLIRDGRAVAYSLLQQPWWWGWRGPPNWRLGELPPQYKAEWEKYQKSFIVLAGIYWKILLDAMEEAKKSIPKENYLEIKYEDLCEDPVEVFKNAVEFTELKWDQKFEERIRKHRWISGNEKWRNGLTDYQKQILEEVLKDHLKKYGYL, encoded by the coding sequence ATGAGTAATGAAGTTAAAAAACCAATATTCATTGTTGGGACTGGACGATCAGGTTCTACAGTGTTTCACAGAGTATTTTCTACACATCCAAACGTAGCATGGTTCTCTTATGTTTTAAAGAGATTTCCAGACAAAATTATTCTGAACAAGCTCATAATGTACTCCCTCGATATACCTCTTATCAATAAAATAACTAAAAAAACTGGACCCGGAGAGGTGTATCAGTTCTGGGATTACCATTGTAAAGGATTTAGCAATCCATGCAGAGATCTTAGAGCTGATGACGTAACAGTTGAAATTAAAAGAAAATTGCCCATTGAATTCTCTAAAACCCTAACCAAAAAGCGAAATAGACTTTTGATTAAAATCACCGGCTGGCCCAGAATTGGATTTCTTCATGAAATATTCGAAGATGCAAAATTCATTCACCTAATCAGGGATGGAAGGGCCGTTGCATATTCTCTCTTGCAACAACCATGGTGGTGGGGCTGGAGGGGGCCCCCAAATTGGAGACTAGGAGAACTCCCCCCACAGTACAAAGCCGAGTGGGAGAAATACCAAAAATCATTCATTGTACTTGCCGGTATATACTGGAAAATCCTACTAGATGCCATGGAAGAAGCAAAAAAGAGCATTCCAAAAGAAAATTACCTTGAGATAAAATACGAAGACCTATGCGAAGATCCAGTTGAAGTATTCAAAAATGCTGTAGAGTTCACAGAGTTGAAATGGGATCAAAAATTCGAAGAAAGAATAAGAAAACATCGTTGGATAAGTGGAAATGAAAAATGGAGGAATGGACTCACTGATTACCAAAAACAAATACTTGAAGAAGTTCTTAAAGACCACTTAAAGAAATATGGTTATTTATAA